Proteins co-encoded in one Marinomonas sp. IMCC 4694 genomic window:
- a CDS encoding MFS transporter, giving the protein MAISTSETHAGTPAEKTNNTAHWSGVFAMSLCVFTLIASEFMPVSLLTPIASDLHITEGMAGQGIAISGAFAVLTSLLLPMLIGSMDRKKLMLILTVLMGVSGSIVALAPNYPVYMLGRALIGVVIGGFWSMSAAMAIRLVPPNKVPKALAIFNGGNALATVIAAPLGSYLGSIIGWRGAFLAIIPVALITLIWQWIALPSMKGKASASGSGPSTILKALKNRAVAYGMAGCGAFFMGQFALFTYLRPFLETVTQTTVSTLSLLLLTIGFSGFIGTLIISSILKRTLYGLLIGIPVFMAAIAVMLISAGNYVAPVALLLALWGLVATAAPVAWWTWLAKAMPDNAEAGGGLMVAVIQLSIALGSTIGGILFDADGYQSTFIASAAVLFISAFLSLQAYRMQTK; this is encoded by the coding sequence ATGGCAATCAGCACATCAGAAACTCATGCGGGAACACCAGCAGAGAAGACAAACAACACGGCACATTGGAGTGGCGTTTTTGCCATGTCGCTCTGCGTATTCACACTGATAGCGTCCGAATTTATGCCAGTTAGCTTGCTAACGCCCATTGCCAGCGACTTACACATTACAGAAGGCATGGCAGGACAAGGTATTGCAATTTCTGGCGCCTTCGCCGTGCTCACTAGCCTACTACTTCCTATGCTTATTGGCTCTATGGACCGCAAAAAGTTAATGTTGATATTAACCGTCTTGATGGGAGTTTCTGGAAGCATCGTCGCACTGGCGCCAAACTACCCAGTTTATATGCTAGGTCGCGCACTCATCGGCGTCGTTATCGGTGGTTTTTGGTCTATGTCTGCTGCCATGGCAATTCGCTTAGTTCCACCTAACAAGGTACCCAAAGCACTGGCGATTTTTAATGGTGGAAATGCACTCGCGACCGTCATTGCCGCGCCATTGGGAAGTTATCTAGGTTCAATTATCGGGTGGCGAGGTGCCTTTTTGGCGATCATCCCCGTCGCACTGATCACCTTAATCTGGCAATGGATAGCCTTACCCTCAATGAAAGGAAAGGCAAGCGCTTCAGGTTCAGGTCCAAGCACTATTCTCAAGGCGCTAAAAAACCGTGCTGTTGCTTATGGTATGGCTGGATGCGGGGCTTTCTTTATGGGACAGTTTGCGCTCTTTACCTATCTTCGTCCTTTTCTCGAAACCGTCACGCAGACCACCGTATCAACCCTGTCTCTTCTATTACTTACCATTGGGTTTTCAGGGTTTATCGGTACGTTAATCATCAGTTCGATCCTAAAACGTACTTTATATGGCTTGCTGATTGGCATTCCTGTTTTTATGGCGGCTATTGCTGTCATGCTGATATCAGCTGGAAACTATGTTGCCCCTGTCGCTTTACTACTCGCACTGTGGGGGCTCGTCGCCACGGCGGCACCTGTCGCTTGGTGGACTTGGTTAGCGAAAGCGATGCCAGATAATGCTGAAGCAGGCGGCGGCCTGATGGTTGCCGTGATTCAATTATCCATTGCATTAGGCTCAACAATAGGTGGCATACTCTTCGATGCAGATGGCTACCAAAGCACCTTTATTGCCAGCGCAGCCGTCTTATTCATTAGTGCCTTCCTGTCGCTTCAAGCTTATCGTATGCAAACAAAGTAA
- a CDS encoding cyclophilin-like fold protein — MNKIFHINTDNLNTSLLIAGHQKVQNLKQICLSLLLLLTLGNGHAEQSTTKPASTQQASIKSEKPHTWITIGEHGFAVALADTDAAREFTAMLPLTLDMTDLNNNEKEADLPKALTTDTYRPGTINNGDIMLWGSRTLVVFYKTFNTSYSYTRIGHIEDNTNLSAILGTSETRITFSKN, encoded by the coding sequence ATGAATAAAATTTTTCATATCAACACAGATAACCTAAACACCTCACTCTTAATAGCGGGCCATCAAAAAGTACAAAACCTGAAGCAAATTTGTCTTTCGTTACTGCTTTTACTAACGCTCGGTAACGGCCATGCAGAGCAGTCAACAACAAAGCCTGCTTCTACTCAACAAGCATCCATTAAATCGGAGAAGCCTCACACATGGATCACCATTGGAGAACATGGTTTCGCTGTTGCCTTAGCCGACACCGATGCCGCACGCGAATTTACAGCTATGTTACCGCTGACCCTAGACATGACAGACCTAAACAATAACGAGAAAGAAGCCGATTTACCAAAGGCGCTAACAACAGATACCTATCGACCTGGTACGATTAATAATGGAGACATCATGTTATGGGGTTCTCGTACTTTGGTGGTCTTCTATAAAACCTTTAATACCTCATATTCATACACTCGTATTGGTCATATTGAAGATAACACTAATTTATCGGCAATATTAGGCACTAGCGAAACCAGAATAACATTCTCAAAAAATTAA